One Acidobacteriota bacterium DNA segment encodes these proteins:
- the rpmD gene encoding 50S ribosomal protein L30 — MVTKQKKGKTIKIKQVKSAIGYPKKQREVLRGLGLRRLNQVVVRLDTPEIRGMVKKIPHLVRIIEE; from the coding sequence GTGGTCACCAAGCAGAAAAAGGGGAAGACGATAAAGATTAAGCAGGTAAAGAGTGCCATAGGTTATCCAAAGAAACAGCGAGAGGTATTACGGGGTTTGGGTCTTAGAAGGCTCAATCAGGTAGTGGTTCGTCTTGATACCCCGGAGATAAGGGGTATGGTGAAGAAAATACCTCATTTGGTGAGGATCATTGAGGAGTAA
- the rpsE gene encoding 30S ribosomal protein S5, giving the protein MLKRKRIDANELELTDQVIYINRVTKVVKGGKNLSFTALVVVGDGKGHVGYGLGKAREVPQAINKGIQIAKKNLIEVPLNNTTLHHAVLGEFGASKVLMKPASPGTGIIAGGAVRVVLELCGVKDVLAKSLGSNNPHNVVKATFDGLLKLKDPERVARIRGKDIVNRE; this is encoded by the coding sequence TTGCTTAAGAGGAAACGGATAGACGCCAACGAGCTTGAGCTTACCGATCAGGTTATTTATATAAACCGAGTCACTAAAGTAGTCAAAGGGGGTAAGAACCTGAGCTTTACCGCCTTGGTGGTGGTGGGTGATGGCAAGGGTCATGTTGGTTATGGTTTGGGTAAGGCTCGGGAAGTACCTCAGGCGATAAATAAAGGGATCCAAATCGCCAAGAAGAACCTCATTGAGGTTCCTCTTAATAATACTACCCTTCATCACGCTGTGCTGGGGGAATTTGGTGCTAGTAAGGTGCTTATGAAGCCTGCCTCTCCGGGTACTGGCATCATTGCTGGTGGCGCGGTGCGGGTGGTGCTTGAGCTCTGTGGGGTTAAGGATGTGCTTGCCAAGTCGCTTGGCAGTAATAATCCTCACAATGTGGTCAAGGCCACTTTTGATGGCTTACTCAAGCTCAAGGATCCGGAGAGGGTGGCTCGGATAAGAGGTAAGGATATAGTTAACAGAGAGTAG
- a CDS encoding 50S ribosomal protein L18, translating to MKLTKEEARKRRHLRVRKKVKGTKERPRVCVFRSLKHIYLQAIDDTRGVTIASVSSLDPLFKSKMTYGGNIAAAKLAGELMAAKLKEKGITKIVFDRGGYKYHGRVKAAAEAMREEGIEF from the coding sequence ATGAAGTTAACTAAGGAAGAGGCGAGAAAGCGGAGACATTTAAGGGTAAGAAAAAAGGTTAAGGGTACCAAAGAGCGTCCTCGGGTTTGTGTTTTTCGAAGTCTTAAACACATTTATCTTCAGGCAATAGACGATACCCGAGGGGTTACCATAGCTTCGGTTTCGTCGCTCGATCCCTTATTCAAATCGAAGATGACTTATGGAGGCAACATAGCAGCGGCGAAGCTGGCGGGTGAGCTTATGGCAGCGAAGCTTAAGGAGAAGGGAATCACGAAGATAGTGTTTGATCGAGGAGGTTATAAGTATCACGGCAGGGTGAAGGCGGCTGCCGAAGCGATGAGAGAAGAAGGTATTGAGTTCTAA
- the rplF gene encoding 50S ribosomal protein L6, whose product MSRIGRKPISIPAGVNLEIGRSEVVVKGPKGELRTPLPEGITVRAENSVAVVERSGDSRSQRMFHGLTRSLLANAIKGVSEGFSKELEIVGVGYKAEHKGDKVIFQLGYSHPIEFSIPKGISIQVEGGTKLTVSGIDKQLVGQVAANIRSLRKPDVYKGKGIRYKGEVLRRKVGKAGVGGQ is encoded by the coding sequence ATGTCGAGGATAGGAAGGAAACCGATATCCATTCCCGCTGGGGTTAATTTAGAGATAGGCAGGAGTGAGGTGGTAGTCAAGGGTCCTAAGGGGGAGCTTCGTACCCCCCTTCCTGAGGGGATCACGGTGCGGGCGGAGAATTCGGTGGCGGTTGTTGAGCGTTCCGGTGATTCTCGGAGCCAACGGATGTTTCATGGTCTCACAAGGAGTTTGCTTGCCAACGCGATAAAGGGGGTTAGTGAAGGGTTTTCTAAGGAGCTTGAGATCGTTGGGGTGGGTTATAAAGCGGAGCATAAGGGAGATAAAGTGATCTTCCAGCTCGGTTATTCTCATCCCATCGAATTCTCCATTCCAAAAGGCATCTCCATTCAGGTAGAGGGAGGAACGAAACTCACCGTATCCGGTATCGATAAGCAGTTAGTTGGTCAGGTAGCGGCGAACATAAGGAGTTTAAGGAAACCCGATGTTTACAAAGGTAAGGGGATAAGGTACAAAGGTGAGGTCCTTCGAAGGAAGGTTGGTAAAGCCGGAGTTGGTGGTCAGTGA
- the rpsH gene encoding 30S ribosomal protein S8, producing the protein MTDPIADMLTRIRNALMAKKEEVSLPSSKMKLEIARILKEEGYVENFRFEDDGKQGILTLRLKYTPEGEPAITGLKRVSKPGRRVYCGKEEVPRVLNGLGIAILSTSKGILTDAEARKKGVGGEVLCEVW; encoded by the coding sequence ATGACCGATCCCATTGCTGATATGCTGACCCGGATCAGAAACGCACTTATGGCGAAGAAGGAGGAGGTATCCCTCCCCTCTTCCAAGATGAAGCTCGAGATAGCGAGGATTTTGAAGGAAGAGGGTTATGTGGAGAACTTCCGGTTTGAGGATGACGGAAAGCAGGGTATTCTGACCCTCAGGCTCAAATATACCCCGGAAGGGGAACCGGCTATTACCGGTCTCAAGCGGGTGAGTAAACCGGGGCGAAGGGTCTATTGTGGGAAGGAGGAGGTCCCCAGGGTACTGAACGGGTTGGGCATTGCCATCCTTTCTACCTCCAAAGGGATCCTTACCGATGCTGAAGCGCGGAAGAAGGGGGTAGGAGGGGAAGTTCTCTGTGAGGTGTGGTAG
- a CDS encoding type Z 30S ribosomal protein S14 — translation MARKALIEKAKRPPKFKVRQRNRCRLCGRPRGYLRKFGICRICFRSLALRGEVPGVIKSSW, via the coding sequence GTGGCGAGAAAGGCGTTAATTGAGAAAGCTAAGCGTCCCCCAAAGTTCAAGGTGAGGCAGCGGAATCGGTGTAGGCTATGCGGTAGGCCCCGTGGATATCTGAGGAAGTTTGGCATTTGCCGTATTTGCTTCAGAAGCCTCGCCTTAAGGGGGGAGGTACCTGGAGTGATAAAGTCGAGCTGGTAG
- the rplE gene encoding 50S ribosomal protein L5, with protein sequence MPRLKELYEKEIVPKLMKEFGYKNKLAVPRLEKIVVNMGVGEATQDIRILDGVMNDLALITGQRPAIRRAKKSIAAFKLRAGQPVGCTVTIRGTRMWEFFDRLVNIALPRVRDFRGLPTRSFDGRGNYTLGLRDQSIFPEVDYSKIVKIKGMNVTICTTANTDEEARRLLELLGFPFRRR encoded by the coding sequence ATACCGAGATTGAAGGAGCTTTATGAAAAGGAGATAGTCCCCAAGTTGATGAAGGAGTTTGGCTATAAGAACAAGCTGGCTGTGCCTCGGTTGGAGAAGATTGTGGTCAATATGGGGGTAGGTGAGGCGACGCAGGACATTCGTATCCTTGATGGGGTGATGAACGATCTGGCGTTGATCACGGGACAGCGTCCTGCCATAAGGCGGGCGAAGAAGTCGATCGCTGCCTTCAAATTACGGGCAGGGCAACCAGTGGGTTGCACCGTGACCATCAGGGGGACACGGATGTGGGAATTCTTCGATCGGCTGGTCAATATCGCTCTCCCCAGGGTGCGCGACTTTAGGGGTCTTCCCACCCGTTCTTTTGATGGGAGGGGCAATTATACCTTAGGTCTTAGGGACCAGTCGATCTTTCCTGAGGTCGATTACTCCAAGATAGTGAAGATAAAGGGGATGAATGTGACCATATGCACCACCGCTAATACTGACGAAGAGGCAAGAAGGCTCCTTGAGCTCCTTGGCTTCCCCTTCAGGAGAAGATAG